The following DNA comes from Candidatus Eisenbacteria bacterium.
CCCTGGCAGTGTGCCTTATGAAACGCCCTGCATTTCGTAAAGTTATTTCTGGGACCGCACACTAGGAGCTTGCTTTTCCGCTCAGACTCTCCTTCGACACAAGTGATTCGACTTTCCCGACTGCGATCTTGAGACTTGCCCTGGAGCCTTCTTCCAGGCGCTTGAGCTCGTCAATCATTTTCTCCACATCCCCTCCTGTAACATCGGCAATGTTTATCAATACATTTAGTCTGCCGCCTTTGAATGCGGTGATGGCGAGCTCACACGCAACCCCGATGTCACTGGCCAGGTTTGGATTGCCGGTGTAGGCTACTCTCTCGGCAATAGAGAGGACCTTTCCAGAGAGTCTTGCTGTCTCAAGCGGAACTCTCGCGGCATTCAGAGTCGCCTCACGAATTCTCGCATCTGCCTCGGTTCCCGGCGTTGCTTTTGCCCTCTTTCTTTCATCAACGAGATCCTCGTAAGCTTTGGAATCTTCATCAACCAGGTCAATGAATCGGGATTTGAGCTTTTCAAGCTCATCCCTCAAACCCCTTAACTCCTCCCAATTGGCCTCGTATTTCTTCTTTCCGATTGTGAGGTTAGCGGCCATGATGAGAAGGGCGCATGAAAGAGATCCGCTCAGCGCCGACACCGCCCCGCCTCCGGGCGTGGGCGTGCCGGATGACACGTTGTCCACAAAGTCTCTTACCGCGCCAGGCACGTCTTCCATAAGCTCGGCAACCCTCTCATCAACTATCTGCTTTCTCGAGAAGCTCTCCAGTGAGAGGTGATGCTGGACAACGTCAAGGAGCGGGTCCAAATGAACAAGTCCGACGATTTCAGTGCCGACGACCGGCACACCGTATCTCTCAGCCTCCGAACGGACAATAGCCATGACTCTCTGAATCGGAGTCCCCCACGTATTCACGAGGTTCATCGAAACCTGGACTATGCCTCTTTCCTTCAGTTCAAAACCGAGCGCTTTCACGTATTTGAGGCCTCCGTCTCTGAACCTCACTGCCTTTGCAATCTTCTGCGCGACGGAGATATCCGGCGTTCCGAGATTCACGTTGAATGCCAGAAGCGGCCTCCTCACTCCAACGGCGAGTGCTCCCGCGGTCGGATGAATGCTATCCGGGCCGAAGTCGGGCTTCCTCAAAGGATTCTTGCCCAACTCAAGACTCAAGCCTTCGAACTCTCCGCTTCTTACATCCGCCAGATTCTCCCTTTCAGGCCTCGTGGCAGCCAATTCATAAAGAAAGACCGGAACACCAAGCTCCTCCCCGATTCTTCCGCCAACTTCTTTTGCCAGCGAGACACACTCGTCAATGGAGACGCCCTTTATCGGGACAAAGGGAAGCACGTCGGTTGCGCCCATTCTCGGATGTTCGCCTTTGTGGGTTCTGAGATCTATGAGCTCTGTCGCCGTCTTGACTGCCCTGAATGCCGCTTCTCTCACTTCCTCGGGTTGACCGACAAATGTCATCACCGCGCGGTTGTGGTCGCCGTTCATCTCCTTATCAAGGAGTTTAACCCCGCGCACGGCCAGAATCTCGCGGGCGATCGAGTCTATGACTTCCTTTCTCTTTCCCTCACTGAAGTTCGGAATGCACTCAACGAGCCTTCTCATGTGCCCCCTCTCCTTTTTCCAATCTTCCATACGAAGCAACAACCTTACCGTCTTTTATCGTATGAATTACATGATTGCCGCCAAAGTGATAAGGGATGTACTCAAACGAAGGAACGTCAAGAATGATGCAGTCAAACTTCTTCCCTGGCTCGAGTGTTCCTACTTCCCGCCCCAGTCCTGCGGCATGGCCGGCGTTCCTGGTCGCCCCAACGATTGCCTCCTCCGGTGTGAGACCGACCCCGACACATGCAAGGGAGATAACCATCTGCATGGATTCGCACATCGAACTGCCGGGATTCAAGTCAGTCGCAAGAGCCACCGGAAGACCGATATCAGCCATCTCTCTGCCGTTTGCATACTTCCCCTTGCCGAGACTGAAAGAGCATGCCGGCAGAAGAACCGGAATTACACCCGCGCTCAGAAGTTTCTCCATCCCAGCTCTTCCTGTGCACATAAGATGGTCTGCCGACACTGCACTTACTTCTGCAGCGAGAAGAGCACCGCCCGAGTCCGAAAACTCGTCCGCATGAAGCTTCGGCTTGAGATTGTGCCGTATCCCTTCCAGAAGCACAGTCCTTGACTCATCTACGGAGAAAACGCCTTCTTCGCAGAAGACGTCGCAGAATTGCGCCAGTCCTCTCTTTGCCACTTCAGGGATGAGATCTTGCGTGATAAGCTCGACATACGACCCCGTTCTTCCTTCAAAGTCCTGCGGCACATCGTGTGCTCCAAGGAAAGTCGCTACGACGGTGATGATTGAGAGCTCACCGACCTCCCGTATCAGCCTCAGAGCCCTTAGCTCGTCATCAAAGGAGAGTCCGTATCCACTCTTTATCTCAACCGATGTCGTTCCATGGATGAGCATCCTCTCAAGTCTCTTCAATGTTGATGTCCTGATTTCATTATCGGAAGCATTTTTGAATTGCCTTACACTTTCCCTTATTCCGTATCCCTTCTCTCTGATTTCCATGTAGCTCGCGCCGCGCAATCTCATCGAAAACTCTTTTTCCCGCGATCCGGCAAAAAGCGCATGCGTGTGGCAATCGACGAACCCAGGCATCACCAGCTTCCCTTTCGCGTCGATCCACTTCCCTTTCTTCGAGAGCAGGATCTCGTTGTCGAGCAGGCTGCTTTCTCCGACTGCAACTATATTGCCGTTTTTCCCGGCAACGGTGCCGGTCCGTATTAACCCAAGCTCACCGGAACCGTTCTTCGCTGATAGCGTGAGAAGCTCCTTTGCCTCCGAGATCACGGTGTCGGCTTCGATGCGTTTTCGGTTCCCGGCCAATCTTCCTCCTGATAAGTCAGCGATCGCTCGGTGCCCTTGACATATGGCAGCCTTGTCATCTCTCCGGCCGCCGCGCTCCAAAATTTCCTGCGGCGGTCGCGATGGTCAAAAGTGCGGAAGCTTGACATTTTTCTCTCTGGCGCAGTTCACGGCCTCCTCATAACCGGCGTCGGCGTGCCGTGCGACTCCGAGTCCCGGATCGTTTGTGAGGACCCGGGCAAGCCGTGCATCGGTTGATTCTGCGCCGTCGGCAACGATGACCATGCCTGCATGAATCGAGTTTCCTATCCCGACTCCCCCTCCGTGATGAACAGAAACCCAGGACGCCCCGGAAACCGCGTTAAGGAGAGCATTCAGTATGGGCCAGTCGGCAATTGCATCGCTCCCATCCTTCATGCCCTCGGTCTCCCTGTTTGGGGAGGCAACTGAACCCGAGTCGAGATGATCTCTTCCTATGACGATCGGCGCTGTGATCTCGCCTTTTTTCATCATCCTGTTCAGTCTCAATCCAAACTGAGCTCTCTCCCCAAGCCCAAGCCAGCAGATTCTGGCGGGGAGTCCTTGAAATTTCACTCTCTCCCTTGCGAGCCTTATCCACCTCGAGAGCGCCTCATTCCTCGGAAACTCCTCAAGAAGCGCATCGTCTGTCTTCCACAGGTCCTCCGGATCTCCGGACAGGGCGGCCCACCGGAAAGGCCCCTTGCCGCTGCAGAAAAGCGGTCTTATGTACTGCGGGACGAATCCGGGAACGCTGAAGGCGTCCGTGACTCCTGCTTCCATCGCCTGCCCCCTGAGATTATTCCCATAATCAAAGGCAACTGTGCCGCTTTTTTTGAAGTCGAGGATCGCTCGCATATGAACTGCCATTGACTCCATCGCACGCTTTACATACTCAGCGGGCTTCGCAACTCTGAGAGAAAGAGCCTCTTCCAGAGTCATGCCGCCGGGAACGTACCCAAACAGTGCATCATGTGCAGAGGTCTGGTCCGTAACAACATCCGGGCGGAATCCTCTCCTCAGCAATTCAGGATGGACTTCCGACGCGTTCCCCAGGAGCGCCACAGACAGTGGAATCTTCTTCGTCCTTGCCTCCTCAACAAGACTCAAGGCCTCATCCATCTTCTCCGTCATTCTCTCGCAGTATCCTGTCCTGAGCCTTCTCCTTATCTTCTCAGGGTCAACCTCAACGGCAAGACATATTCCCTCGTTCATCGTTATCGCGAGCGGCTGAGCGCCCCCCATTCCACCGAGGCCCGCCGTAAGAACGATCTTTCCAGCAAGACTGCCGCCAAAGTGCTGCCTCGAAAGCTCTGCAAGGGTCTCATACGTCCCCTGAAGAATTCCCTGAGTCCCTATGTAGATCCAGCTTCCAGCCGTCATCTGGCCGTACATTGTCAGACCACGGGCTTCAAGCTCCCAGAAGTTCTCCTTCGTTGCCCATGCCGGGACAATCATTGCGTTTGAGATGAGAACTCTTGGGGCCTCGCCGTGAGTCTTGAATACGCCGACGGCTTTCCCGGATTGGACAACCAAGGTTTCGTCTCCCTCCAGCCTTCTCAACGAGTCAACGATTTTCTCAAAGCACTCCCAATTCCGTGCCGCCTTTCCGGTTCCGCCGTATACGATTAACTCAGACGGTTTCTCGGCAACATCAGGATCAAGGTTATTCATCAACATTCTCAACGCGGCCTCCTGATGCCATCCCTTGCATGAAAGGATGGTGCCCCTTGGAGCCCGTACGGTCTTCCCGATCGCCTTATCCATCTCCAGCACCCTTTCCTTCTGGTCTCACGAAAACCAGTCCCTCACATTGTCAAAGAGATCCTCTTTTCTTCTGAACACTCTGAGCTCTGATGGGACCGATGATACAAAAGCTCTTCCGTATGCTTTCGTAGTTATCCTCGGATCAAGCACGATGCAAGCCCCCCTGTCTCCCTTCCTTCTGATCAGTCTTCCAAATCCCTGTCTGAACCTTGTGACTGCCTCCGGCAGTGAGAGACTCAGGAAAGGATCGAATCCCGAAGAAATCAGCCTCTCGCATCTTGCCTCCACAAGAGGATCCTTGGGGACCGGGAATGGGAGTCTCGCTATTACGAGCAGCTCAAGTTCCTCTCCTGGAAAATCCACGCCTTCCCACAAGCTCGATGTCCCGAGGAGGACCCTTGGCCCGCTGTCCCGAAAGAGCATGC
Coding sequences within:
- the ftcD gene encoding glutamate formimidoyltransferase, with translation MRRLVECIPNFSEGKRKEVIDSIAREILAVRGVKLLDKEMNGDHNRAVMTFVGQPEEVREAAFRAVKTATELIDLRTHKGEHPRMGATDVLPFVPIKGVSIDECVSLAKEVGGRIGEELGVPVFLYELAATRPERENLADVRSGEFEGLSLELGKNPLRKPDFGPDSIHPTAGALAVGVRRPLLAFNVNLGTPDISVAQKIAKAVRFRDGGLKYVKALGFELKERGIVQVSMNLVNTWGTPIQRVMAIVRSEAERYGVPVVGTEIVGLVHLDPLLDVVQHHLSLESFSRKQIVDERVAELMEDVPGAVRDFVDNVSSGTPTPGGGAVSALSGSLSCALLIMAANLTIGKKKYEANWEELRGLRDELEKLKSRFIDLVDEDSKAYEDLVDERKRAKATPGTEADARIREATLNAARVPLETARLSGKVLSIAERVAYTGNPNLASDIGVACELAITAFKGGRLNVLINIADVTGGDVEKMIDELKRLEEGSRASLKIAVGKVESLVSKESLSGKASS
- the hutU gene encoding urocanate hydratase — translated: MDKAIGKTVRAPRGTILSCKGWHQEAALRMLMNNLDPDVAEKPSELIVYGGTGKAARNWECFEKIVDSLRRLEGDETLVVQSGKAVGVFKTHGEAPRVLISNAMIVPAWATKENFWELEARGLTMYGQMTAGSWIYIGTQGILQGTYETLAELSRQHFGGSLAGKIVLTAGLGGMGGAQPLAITMNEGICLAVEVDPEKIRRRLRTGYCERMTEKMDEALSLVEEARTKKIPLSVALLGNASEVHPELLRRGFRPDVVTDQTSAHDALFGYVPGGMTLEEALSLRVAKPAEYVKRAMESMAVHMRAILDFKKSGTVAFDYGNNLRGQAMEAGVTDAFSVPGFVPQYIRPLFCSGKGPFRWAALSGDPEDLWKTDDALLEEFPRNEALSRWIRLARERVKFQGLPARICWLGLGERAQFGLRLNRMMKKGEITAPIVIGRDHLDSGSVASPNRETEGMKDGSDAIADWPILNALLNAVSGASWVSVHHGGGVGIGNSIHAGMVIVADGAESTDARLARVLTNDPGLGVARHADAGYEEAVNCAREKNVKLPHF
- the hutI gene encoding imidazolonepropionase, whose amino-acid sequence is MAGNRKRIEADTVISEAKELLTLSAKNGSGELGLIRTGTVAGKNGNIVAVGESSLLDNEILLSKKGKWIDAKGKLVMPGFVDCHTHALFAGSREKEFSMRLRGASYMEIREKGYGIRESVRQFKNASDNEIRTSTLKRLERMLIHGTTSVEIKSGYGLSFDDELRALRLIREVGELSIITVVATFLGAHDVPQDFEGRTGSYVELITQDLIPEVAKRGLAQFCDVFCEEGVFSVDESRTVLLEGIRHNLKPKLHADEFSDSGGALLAAEVSAVSADHLMCTGRAGMEKLLSAGVIPVLLPACSFSLGKGKYANGREMADIGLPVALATDLNPGSSMCESMQMVISLACVGVGLTPEEAIVGATRNAGHAAGLGREVGTLEPGKKFDCIILDVPSFEYIPYHFGGNHVIHTIKDGKVVASYGRLEKGEGAHEKAR